The Juglans microcarpa x Juglans regia isolate MS1-56 chromosome 2D, Jm3101_v1.0, whole genome shotgun sequence DNA window GTGCTAGTAACAAAAAGATGTCCTTAAtacaaacaaaatcacaaaaatattttcacagaATCACAAGGATGTATTTCCAGAAGATTCTTGCAATTGAGATGGCTTGATGTCCTCGTGTGCAGTTGAGTTGGAGCATTGCAGCTTGGTGTGTTGAGTCAAGGTTGAGTTGGAATTCTTTGAAATGTTATCATGGCTCATAGTGGGAAACAAAACTCTGTTTTTGTTGTGTAAAAATATAGGTGTTAATTTGTGGGTTTACGACAATGCAGTTGGCTACATTGGTGGTACGATTTGGTGGTCACAGCCAGGTGGGCGTAAGGGTGGCGATTGCACGCAAAGGAAGTGGTGGTAGTGGTGTTGTACTTTTGGCCTGGGACCGCGGGCTTTTTTTtttgaggggggggggggggggcgaggGTGGTTGTGTGAGATAGAGGTTGGCGGTTTGAGGAGAGTAGAAGAGgatgtgaaaataaaattgagagagaCCAAAAGGAAGAAACAGAGGAgaaggaaggaggaagagagagtggTCTCATGGGGTAGGTTGAGAAACTGGTGTGAGGGAGCGGGAGTTGAGGTTTGGGATGGAAAATAGCGTGGGGGGCACTACTCGGTGTTGTggccaatgttttgaataccgtaccggatgccgtaccggtcaaagtactggaacgaaatatttcagtatcggtatcgtttcgtgtaccgtttcggaatagtcgatatatgaataaattatatataaaaattatatttcaaaataatagtctatatatgaataattatatataaatacatatatatgtataaatattatgaatCACCTAATCtaaattgagggttaaaaaatagcttgtagtgtgaaaaaaaaaaaaattaagaccaAAATATTGGccggtacgaaatatatatagtatctgtACCGGCCCAGTAACCAGTACGGTAAATACTGGCCGTACTGATCTGTATGGTACGATAGTAATAACAGTGGTTGTGGCTGCGTGAAAATATGAGAAAGTTTGGAGGAGACTGGGAGTTATCGTGGGGGTTGGGGGGAAAAACaggaggaaaaataatattcaatggGCCTGGGCGGCCTAGGTGTTACACTAAAGGCCTAAGTACTATTCTGTGCAAAATACAAGGGCAACTAGCGAAGAACTGGATCGAGTGGAACCGGTTAAATTATTAGTCAAAACTCGAATACTACTCGCAATATTCTAAAACGTACGTAGGACGTAGAATAGTCGTGGTCGCACTGTGGGAGCTTGTCCATCTGCATCATGCGATGAACGCGGAAGGAATATTTTGACCATGGACGATTTCAAACCCAATATCCTAATTCATAATATTGGATTAAATTTCATATTGGACGCGTGCtagctatttatttatttatttatataatcgACATCAATATTATCCATTTGAAGCAGTCAGTCAATGCATggaattattaatatatatagttaaagaTCACCTTTTCCAATAAAAACGTTTAGATGATCTCATTTTGCAATTAGCTCATTTTCTGATCAATTTTATACtagtcctagctagctagaagtgATGAattgatcaaaaaagaaaaagaaaaagaaagaaagcaagcaaaaaataattaaaaatcgatatatatatatatatatatatatatatatatatatatatatagagtaatgctacatacagtcgtagaatGTACAAAAGctgtgcaatcactttgaaaaagagtgagatccactgttaaaaaattaatttcttttcatgtagatctcatatttattcacttttttcaaagcgactgcgtggtgcttgcacactcacaattgcaagtatcatttcttatatatatatatatatatatatatgtgtgtgtgtgtgatctAAAGGCCagtaaccaaaaataaataggAATTTTGCATGTAATGTTGAGAAATTAATTAGCTGgagggagaaaaggaaaaggtcATGGAAATTAGTTTTGATCCATGATCCCACAGCTAGCTAGTATATATTGAGCTGCCGGGTCTTATACAGATCACATGATGAGAATTAAAGAAGctgaatgcatgcatgccattaaaaaataaaaaaatacacaccaTTGAAAAGTACTTGAGCATAAGCTAgaacaaagaaattataaagGCTTAAAGGCCGATATGATCTAGAACCCAGAAAGCTGGGGAAAAAAACCCATTTATCTCAGTCCCCATTATTTGCATGGTTACAGAAAGGACCGGAAAAAAGAAGGCTGGGAGctggaaaataaaagagagaaaagaaacttATCTGTGTCCGAAAACTAACTAATTAATTAGCCCTATTAATTAATCCAGACACCTGCAGCCCAAATCTTCTCTCCTATGAAACTCGCAATCTTCCCCACAGACTCCTTCATCACCACCCAGCCAACCTCAGTACCATGATCGCCAGCTACCTTAACACCatcagtagtactagtactgccGCTCGCATCCACGGAGACCGGCTCACCCACTTCGGCCCTGCTTATTGCCGACCTATTCCCAGAGCCTTCCTGATCACCATCCTTCAACTCATTGCTGGCTATCTTCTTTCTCTCTGTCTTCATCTTTGCgctccttctcttcttcttcttcttaaccAGCTGATCATCTTCATAAGCTTCGATTATCTCGTGTATGAGTTCACGGCTAGGCGATGCATCCCATCTTGCCCAGAAACTCATATAACACCTAAAGCAGTTGCATTGAAACATCGGAGTGTGATCTGCCCATCCACTGTGATAATCAGCACTACCTTGATCAGTACTACCTTGACGTCTAGGAATAACAGCTTCTGGATGACCAGAAAAGTTGCTACAAATAGTACCAGTGTTAATGGAGCTTGAGATGATGATTAGGTAGGCCAAGACTTCTTTGTCTTCAGCCGAGAGGGCCGCAGTGAGGGCTAGGATTGTCGCCGGGAGCACCGCCAAAAGGTCGGAGGTGGACGGCGACGAAGGGTGCACCTGGCCTTTCTTGCAGATCAGCTTCTTCATGGCAGGTAGCTCAGGTAATTGATGATTCTGTGGTTCTTGAGGCTTTGGTGCTTTTGAGTTTTGATTATATATCTGGTTTTAACTTAGATTGCTTTCTTTGAC harbors:
- the LOC121250091 gene encoding uncharacterized protein LOC121250091 codes for the protein MKKLICKKGQVHPSSPSTSDLLAVLPATILALTAALSAEDKEVLAYLIIISSSINTGTICSNFSGHPEAVIPRRQGSTDQGSADYHSGWADHTPMFQCNCFRCYMSFWARWDASPSRELIHEIIEAYEDDQLVKKKKKRRSAKMKTERKKIASNELKDGDQEGSGNRSAISRAEVGEPVSVDASGSTSTTDGVKVAGDHGTEVGWVVMKESVGKIASFIGEKIWAAGVWIN